A single Mesomycoplasma bovoculi M165/69 DNA region contains:
- a CDS encoding F0F1 ATP synthase subunit A, which translates to MDFLSNWQQPQLFTFFILIIIITALSITIFFKIKSAKVDKAPSVFLMAVESYFIFIDEIVEDSGEGYINKAKPYIFSLFTFFFFGNLLSIVGLEPVGGSSSVTLALGFITWCGIFVVGFLYGKFRFLVQYADPIKLVGAVAPLISISFRMYGNIIGGSVLLLVIYYGLHGLYNLIPLGSFGVFNLPAVIIFPPLLVYFDIFDSTVQAFIFTILTVSYWSMEINEEWPRAIRQQKANKEKLVAQNA; encoded by the coding sequence ATGGATTTTCTTTCTAATTGACAACAACCCCAACTTTTTACATTTTTTATTTTAATAATTATAATAACAGCATTATCAATTACTATATTTTTTAAGATAAAAAGTGCCAAAGTTGACAAAGCGCCTTCAGTTTTTTTAATGGCTGTAGAATCATATTTCATTTTTATAGATGAAATAGTTGAAGATTCAGGGGAAGGGTACATAAATAAAGCAAAACCTTATATTTTTTCTTTATTTACGTTTTTTTTCTTTGGTAATCTACTATCCATTGTAGGTTTAGAACCGGTTGGTGGTTCATCATCGGTAACTTTAGCACTAGGATTTATAACTTGATGTGGTATTTTTGTTGTAGGTTTCCTTTATGGTAAGTTTCGATTTCTTGTTCAATATGCCGATCCTATCAAATTAGTAGGAGCCGTTGCTCCTTTAATTTCTATATCATTTAGGATGTATGGAAATATAATTGGTGGGTCTGTTTTACTACTTGTTATTTATTATGGTTTACATGGGCTTTATAATCTTATACCTTTAGGAAGTTTTGGGGTATTTAATTTACCAGCTGTGATAATTTTTCCACCATTGTTGGTTTATTTTGATATTTTTGATTCAACTGTTCAAGCTTTCATTTTTACAATTTTGACAGTTTCATATTGATCAATGGAAATAAATGAAGAGTGACCAAGAGCAATTCGTCAACAAAAAGCTAACAAAGAAAAATTAGTGGCCCAAAATGCATAA
- a CDS encoding Y-family DNA polymerase produces MNTFFVSAEVKLRPYLKNKPIVIARSDKFAMAISMSSNLKKKGFNITDKIFQIKQVVPDLIVIRPNLSYYQFLSNQFFNFLAKKVSSELEIYSIDECFIDISTFATKFSTVEFALFYIKKIVKENLELPISIGVSHNKLLAKMATNIAKHNKNNIFWLKPNMLNEFIFNKPIGNLIGIGKARMLKLKKINIQTINDFIALGDTNPELIQIFGVTTKYFFENLLGVGDNSIVDRKSNFKIISRFNTFLSSEDVDNKKATLLIQEFLKDLVEKLVSNNKQAGKVEIFLKTKTNETIHFYNKLEFPTANFEIIYSKALELLNQIDDFSEILGLGVNLTNIFENSTINKKTNKKVAEIIENLNKKFDKKLIIAKALKK; encoded by the coding sequence ATTAACACTTTTTTTGTTTCTGCTGAAGTCAAATTAAGGCCATATTTGAAAAACAAACCTATTGTAATTGCAAGAAGTGATAAATTTGCAATGGCTATTTCAATGTCTTCTAATTTAAAGAAAAAAGGTTTTAATATTACAGATAAAATTTTTCAAATTAAACAAGTAGTTCCTGATTTGATTGTTATTAGGCCCAATCTTTCTTACTATCAATTTTTATCAAATCAATTTTTTAATTTTCTTGCAAAAAAAGTAAGTTCAGAACTTGAAATTTATTCAATTGATGAATGTTTTATTGATATTTCAACTTTTGCTACTAAATTCTCTACAGTAGAATTTGCACTATTTTACATAAAAAAAATAGTAAAAGAAAATTTAGAATTACCAATTTCAATAGGTGTTTCTCATAATAAATTATTAGCAAAAATGGCAACAAATATTGCAAAACATAATAAAAACAACATATTTTGGTTAAAACCCAATATGTTAAATGAATTTATTTTTAATAAACCAATCGGAAATCTTATTGGTATTGGAAAAGCCAGAATGTTAAAATTAAAGAAAATAAACATTCAAACCATCAATGACTTTATTGCTCTTGGGGATACAAATCCAGAACTAATTCAAATTTTTGGTGTTACTACCAAATATTTTTTTGAAAACCTATTAGGTGTGGGAGATAACTCTATTGTTGATAGAAAATCAAATTTTAAAATTATTTCTCGATTTAACACTTTTTTGTCTTCTGAAGATGTTGACAATAAAAAAGCAACATTACTTATTCAAGAATTTTTAAAAGATTTGGTGGAAAAATTAGTTAGCAATAACAAACAAGCTGGTAAGGTTGAAATTTTTTTGAAAACCAAAACAAATGAAACTATTCATTTTTACAATAAATTAGAATTTCCTACTGCTAATTTTGAAATTATTTATTCAAAAGCATTAGAGTTGTTGAATCAAATAGATGATTTTAGTGAAATTTTAGGTTTAGGAGTTAATTTAACTAATATATTTGAAAATAGCACAATTAATAAAAAAACAAACAAAAAAGTGGCAGAAATTATCGAAAATCTTAATAAAAAATTTGATAAAAAACTTATTATTGCAAAAGCATTAAAAAAATAA
- the atpA gene encoding F0F1 ATP synthase subunit alpha gives MLKNTNIAAVIREQIKNFENQVAADEIGKVIVVGDGVALVFGIEKVKLGELVEFDNHVYGIALNLEQDLVGVVIMGDENSVFQGTTVKRTRKVISSIVGDELLGRVVDALGNPVDGKGEIQSKKRREIFSEAPSIMERQSVDRGLKTGILAIDAIVPIGKGQRELIIGDRQTGKTTIAIDTILNQKGKNVYCVYVAIGQKNSTVAQIVSLLERQGAMEYTTVVTAGASELAPLQYIAPYTGTAIAEEWMHDGKDVLIVYDDLSKHAVAYRTLSLLLRRPPGREAFPGDIFYQHSYLLERSSQLAQKHGGGSISALPIIETQAGDISAYIPTNIISITDGQIFVRDNLFNSGQKPAIDIGFSVSRVGSTAQTKAMKSASSNLKLQLAQYNELKAFAQFGSDLGKTSQLILDRGNKIYALLKQDQHFHLSEFEQVMLLVFIRESLIDSIALEQISDFQTHFLRFIKSESFAHFANTFNPDQPITGEINKQLCEVFADFATKFNEGQTF, from the coding sequence ATGCTTAAAAATACAAATATTGCAGCAGTTATTCGAGAACAAATCAAAAATTTTGAAAATCAAGTTGCAGCAGATGAGATTGGAAAAGTTATAGTTGTTGGTGATGGAGTTGCCTTAGTTTTTGGAATTGAAAAAGTTAAACTTGGTGAATTAGTTGAATTTGATAATCATGTTTATGGTATTGCCTTAAACCTTGAACAAGACCTAGTTGGTGTTGTTATTATGGGTGATGAAAACTCTGTTTTCCAAGGCACAACAGTTAAAAGAACTAGAAAAGTTATTTCTTCTATAGTTGGTGATGAGCTTTTAGGTCGTGTTGTTGATGCATTAGGTAATCCAGTTGATGGAAAAGGTGAGATTCAATCTAAAAAAAGAAGAGAAATTTTCTCTGAAGCACCATCAATTATGGAGCGTCAAAGTGTAGATAGAGGTTTAAAAACCGGAATCTTAGCAATTGATGCAATCGTTCCAATTGGTAAAGGTCAACGTGAATTAATTATTGGTGACCGTCAAACCGGGAAAACAACAATTGCAATTGACACAATTTTGAACCAAAAAGGTAAAAATGTTTATTGTGTTTATGTTGCAATTGGTCAAAAAAATTCTACAGTTGCACAAATAGTTTCACTTTTAGAACGTCAAGGAGCTATGGAGTATACAACAGTTGTAACTGCCGGGGCTAGTGAATTAGCACCGCTTCAATATATTGCTCCTTATACAGGAACAGCTATTGCTGAAGAATGAATGCATGATGGAAAAGATGTTTTGATAGTTTATGATGATTTATCTAAACATGCTGTTGCCTATAGAACACTTTCTCTTCTTTTAAGAAGACCACCAGGTCGTGAAGCTTTTCCAGGAGATATTTTTTATCAACACTCTTACTTATTAGAACGTTCATCTCAATTAGCACAAAAACATGGTGGTGGTTCTATTAGTGCTTTACCAATTATTGAAACTCAAGCCGGTGATATTAGTGCTTATATTCCAACCAATATTATTTCAATTACAGATGGCCAAATTTTTGTTCGTGATAATCTATTTAACAGTGGACAAAAACCTGCTATTGATATTGGATTTTCTGTTTCACGTGTTGGTTCAACAGCTCAAACAAAAGCAATGAAATCAGCATCATCTAACTTGAAATTGCAACTTGCACAATACAATGAGTTGAAAGCCTTTGCACAATTTGGGTCAGATCTTGGGAAAACATCACAGTTAATTTTGGATCGTGGAAATAAAATTTATGCCTTACTAAAACAAGATCAACATTTTCATTTAAGTGAGTTTGAACAAGTTATGTTGCTTGTTTTCATTCGAGAATCACTTATTGATTCGATTGCTCTTGAGCAAATTTCTGATTTTCAAACTCATTTTTTACGTTTTATTAAAAGTGAAAGTTTTGCTCATTTTGCAAATACATTTAATCCAGATCAACCTATTACTGGTGAAATTAACAAACAACTTTGTGAAGTTTTTGCAGATTTTGCAACTAAATTCAATGAAGGACAAACTTTCTAA
- the atpE gene encoding ATP synthase F0 subunit C: MDFSIVNFATETAEKVVTSAAQSHDSSFGAAFAGIAMVGAVGSGIGQGFIAGKAVEATGRNPEAQKKIFKVMIIGAAITETASIYSLIVALLLIFVQ; encoded by the coding sequence ATGGATTTTTCAATCGTTAATTTTGCTACAGAAACAGCAGAAAAAGTTGTTACAAGTGCTGCACAGTCACACGATTCATCTTTTGGAGCAGCATTTGCTGGGATTGCTATGGTAGGAGCTGTAGGTTCTGGTATTGGACAAGGATTTATTGCAGGTAAAGCTGTTGAGGCTACAGGTCGTAACCCTGAGGCTCAAAAGAAAATTTTTAAAGTTATGATTATTGGAGCAGCTATTACAGAAACAGCATCAATTTATTCTTTAATTGTTGCACTTTTACTCATTTTTGTACAGTAA
- a CDS encoding acyl carrier protein, with protein sequence MQKIIYQKISQYTKQKFDDSTNIKDLGIDSLDFVEMVTDFEQKFNIEITDEELMEIKTVGDILELMKKYSSKIE encoded by the coding sequence ATGCAAAAAATTATTTATCAAAAAATTTCGCAATATACAAAACAAAAATTTGATGACTCAACAAATATCAAAGATTTAGGTATTGATTCATTAGATTTTGTAGAAATGGTTACTGATTTTGAACAAAAATTCAACATTGAAATTACAGATGAAGAATTAATGGAAATTAAAACAGTTGGTGATATATTAGAACTAATGAAGAAGTACTCAAGCAAGATTGAATAA
- a CDS encoding F0F1 ATP synthase subunit delta yields the protein MLHLYAESLVEVGLEHRILLDLQNECKEVNQIILNDSKFANILNSYLVNHEEKYELINNVFGPFFSSFIVNFLKVLVKNNIVIFLKPILSKFNEMASEHLNIAHGQIETAFPISQQKVADLEKLISKKISKKVFLKPVINSNLISGIKITVDHQVFENSIDLQLKELKSHLLKLK from the coding sequence ATGTTGCATTTATATGCTGAATCTTTGGTTGAAGTTGGTTTAGAACATCGTATTTTGTTAGATTTACAAAATGAATGCAAAGAAGTTAATCAAATCATTTTAAATGATAGTAAATTTGCGAACATATTAAATTCTTATTTAGTTAATCATGAAGAAAAATATGAATTAATTAACAATGTTTTTGGTCCTTTTTTTAGTTCGTTTATAGTTAATTTCTTAAAAGTTTTAGTTAAAAACAATATTGTTATTTTTTTAAAACCAATTTTATCCAAATTTAATGAAATGGCTTCTGAACACTTAAACATTGCTCATGGTCAAATTGAAACAGCTTTTCCAATTTCACAACAAAAAGTTGCTGATTTAGAAAAACTTATTTCTAAAAAAATATCTAAAAAAGTTTTTCTCAAACCAGTAATTAATTCAAATTTGATTTCAGGAATTAAAATAACTGTTGACCATCAAGTATTTGAAAATTCAATTGACTTGCAGTTAAAAGAATTGAAATCACATCTTTTAAAATTAAAATAA
- a CDS encoding F0F1 ATP synthase subunit B family protein produces MKTLSQSISELFKGVLPNPYVFAATFLAFIVLFTIVTFLVYKPTKKFLEKKRAFLQEHIDSTIANNLKSSELEKQRNTELQEAQRIKAEIFEKAQQEANQIVEQSVKQAHLTANQIVADGRKSVEQMEANFLARNKKDVLDSAFFITTKFLGSKVEHNEQIQQELINQLEKEMEA; encoded by the coding sequence ATGAAGACACTTAGTCAGTCAATTAGCGAACTCTTTAAAGGAGTTTTACCAAATCCATATGTTTTTGCTGCTACATTTCTAGCTTTTATTGTTTTGTTTACTATAGTTACTTTTCTGGTTTACAAACCAACTAAAAAATTTTTAGAGAAAAAAAGAGCATTTTTACAAGAACATATCGATAGTACAATTGCTAATAATTTAAAATCTTCAGAACTTGAGAAACAAAGAAACACTGAATTGCAAGAAGCTCAAAGAATTAAAGCTGAAATTTTTGAAAAAGCACAACAAGAAGCCAACCAAATTGTAGAACAAAGTGTAAAACAAGCACATTTAACTGCAAACCAAATAGTAGCTGATGGACGCAAAAGCGTTGAACAAATGGAAGCAAATTTCCTAGCTCGTAATAAAAAAGATGTTTTAGATAGTGCTTTTTTTATTACAACTAAATTTTTAGGTTCCAAAGTTGAACATAATGAACAAATTCAACAAGAATTAATTAATCAACTTGAAAAAGAAATGGAAGCCTAA
- a CDS encoding MHO_1580 family protein: MIIVQEFKQQNSIDVNECCKDISFEVTTNPNVKGLRQFVKIERDLSQDSFTVLVTFFTKKQSTLDAFVQINNSVVLGPQKVEIGPESFGQVYFPITQKSIKFSNLENMNIYANYASENQNFAISNSIKFNENRNSKTDFFVQGDGIAFESLQSIQLANLGNEISRETSESFTKINNFIVYLFPEKFQQEIYNTTVFKVGVNPVDFKFGNLRKQINISAGKLTNIPIEGKSGLDLQFRFRPDLDTKDFEPEIIQGKYIIGDILITNNTYYDSDKQQVVLGNNSFSQKGYLIPFNFSGKLTPKASLTINSDYKDISVAFVQDFKKSILHKTQGIYKLKVKTYKKPFITGPAITISDADFEYISKNPITIDILKNIALSKNEQEELDENLS; this comes from the coding sequence ATGATAATAGTTCAAGAATTTAAACAACAAAACTCCATTGATGTTAATGAATGTTGTAAGGATATTTCATTTGAAGTTACTACAAATCCGAATGTAAAGGGATTGCGTCAATTTGTAAAAATTGAACGCGACTTAAGTCAAGATTCTTTCACAGTTTTAGTAACTTTTTTCACAAAAAAACAAAGCACATTAGATGCATTTGTTCAAATTAATAATTCTGTGGTTCTGGGTCCACAGAAAGTCGAAATTGGTCCAGAATCCTTTGGCCAAGTTTATTTCCCCATAACTCAAAAATCTATTAAATTTTCTAATTTAGAAAATATGAATATTTATGCTAATTATGCTAGTGAAAATCAAAATTTTGCAATTTCTAATTCAATTAAATTTAATGAAAATCGCAATAGCAAAACAGATTTTTTTGTTCAAGGTGATGGTATTGCTTTTGAAAGTCTTCAATCAATTCAGCTTGCTAATCTTGGTAATGAAATCAGTAGAGAAACTTCAGAAAGTTTTACAAAAATAAACAACTTTATAGTTTATTTGTTTCCAGAAAAATTTCAGCAAGAAATTTATAATACAACTGTTTTTAAAGTTGGTGTAAACCCTGTAGACTTTAAATTTGGTAATTTAAGAAAACAAATCAATATTTCTGCTGGTAAATTGACTAACATTCCAATTGAAGGCAAAAGTGGTTTGGACTTACAATTTCGGTTTAGACCAGATTTAGATACAAAGGATTTTGAACCTGAAATTATCCAAGGCAAATATATTATTGGTGATATTTTAATTACAAATAATACATATTATGACTCTGACAAACAACAAGTTGTTTTAGGGAATAATTCTTTTTCACAAAAAGGTTATTTAATTCCTTTTAATTTTAGTGGAAAATTAACTCCAAAAGCTAGTTTGACCATCAATTCCGATTATAAAGATATTTCAGTTGCTTTTGTGCAAGATTTTAAAAAAAGTATTTTGCATAAAACCCAAGGTATCTATAAATTAAAGGTAAAAACATATAAAAAACCTTTTATAACAGGTCCAGCTATCACAATTTCAGATGCAGATTTTGAGTATATTTCTAAAAATCCTATCACAATAGATATTTTAAAAAATATTGCTTTGAGCAAAAATGAACAAGAAGAATTAGATGAAAATTTGAGTTAA
- a CDS encoding MHO_1590 family protein, which translates to MKIWVKILTAILSFAAIGGLAYGGYIFYQNQVKQTEGKTNIDFNVEDEFKDKEIFPSIYAADFYDTIQVVNGKVFINEKLVEKFIKNIVTNLQVSYGTIEFKYQINDEKNTINIELLWTYKQHKVNKNYVFNLTKDVVE; encoded by the coding sequence ATGAAAATTTGAGTTAAAATTTTAACAGCAATTTTATCGTTTGCTGCAATAGGTGGTTTGGCCTATGGTGGTTATATTTTTTATCAAAATCAGGTTAAACAAACAGAAGGAAAAACAAATATTGATTTTAATGTGGAAGATGAATTTAAAGATAAAGAAATTTTTCCTAGCATTTATGCTGCTGACTTTTATGACACAATTCAAGTTGTAAATGGCAAAGTTTTTATAAATGAAAAACTTGTTGAAAAGTTTATTAAAAATATTGTGACTAATTTGCAAGTTTCTTATGGTACAATTGAATTCAAATATCAAATTAATGATGAAAAGAACACAATTAATATTGAATTATTGTGAACTTATAAACAACACAAAGTTAACAAAAATTATGTTTTCAATTTAACCAAGGATGTTGTAGAATAA
- a CDS encoding MG284/MPN403 family protein — MWEAIKKLPFSVKKKIFSGVFQVLEISQQHNERARVFKALNITDKSLVEGLSPIEHILSILDPKYSTLLIKEFLEEDKAWIKKYWSKSTYYKNIHKAMDEFLYYLYF, encoded by the coding sequence ATGTGAGAGGCAATTAAAAAATTACCTTTTTCAGTTAAAAAGAAGATTTTTAGCGGTGTGTTTCAAGTACTTGAAATATCCCAACAACATAATGAAAGAGCTAGAGTTTTTAAAGCTTTAAATATTACAGATAAATCACTTGTTGAAGGGTTATCGCCAATTGAACACATCTTATCAATTTTAGACCCAAAATATTCTACACTTTTAATTAAAGAGTTTTTAGAAGAAGACAAAGCTTGAATTAAAAAATATTGGTCTAAGTCTACTTATTATAAAAACATTCATAAAGCAATGGATGAATTCTTATATTATTTATATTTTTAA